One window of the Colletotrichum destructivum chromosome 6, complete sequence genome contains the following:
- a CDS encoding Putative UPF0145 domain superfamily protein, with amino-acid sequence MNFMGRKSDVKSEDVAHVPPELSDLHCFTETGGVITTTMFDIPGYRVVRTLGAVYGLSVRSRNIAASLGMVIKSLAGGELRWFTTMLYNCRNDALGRVVSECKQRGGNAIICLRFDAADLGGFAQTCAYGTACVVEKIDEDAAVAPQLAS; translated from the exons ATGAACTTCATGGGAAGGAAAAGCGACGTCAAGTCCGAGGACGTGGCCCACGTGCCGCCCGAGCTCTCCGACTTGCACTGCTTCACCGAGaccggcggcgtcatcacGACGA CAATGTTCGACATCCCCGGGTACCGCGTGGTGCGGACGCTGGGCGCAGTGTACGGCCTCTCGGTGCGGTCGCGCAACATCGCGGCGAGCCTCGGCATGGTGATCAAGTCGCTGGCAGGGGGCGAGCTACGGTGGTTCACGACAATGCTGTACAACTGCCGCAACGACGCGCTGGGCAGGGTGGTCAGCGAGTGCAAGCAgcgcggcggcaacgccatcATCTGCCTGCGGTTCGACGCGGCGGACCTGGGTGGGTTCGCGCAGACGTGTGCATACGGGACGGCCTGCGTCGTGGAAAAGattgacgaagacgccgccgtcgcgcctCAGCTTGCTTCTTAG
- a CDS encoding Putative survival protein SurE-like phosphatase/nucleotidase, whose product MRLLLVNDDGPPSSVSPYFAPFVDALNEAGHTTVVVIPDRPLSWIGKAHAVGKTLTAASRCPASFADRTCDVPGCDDADDRTHRWLVVDGLPASCAQIGLFHAGFEPADFDLVVSGPNHGPNASTVYALGSGTVGGAMEAAQCGRKAVALSFGSKDAQPDDVIRAACVRAAALVDDLARDWHPDVDVYSVNVPMVADIADRPVRLTTTARGRWVTGGLFSPAPADPEKLAASRVYQFRWAPQLADIKRQAEESPEGEDLWASLNGVISVAPLKASFTAVDVRK is encoded by the exons ATGCGGCTCTTG CTCGTCAACGATGACGGACCcccgtcgtccgtctcgccctATTTCGCTCCCTTTGTCGACGCCTTGAACGAGGCTGGCCACACAACCGTCGTCGTGATCCCTGACCGTCCGCTGTCCTGGATCGGCAAAGCTCACGCGGTCGGCAAAACCCTCACCGCCGCGAGCAGGTGCCCGGCCTCCTTCGCCGACAGGACCTGCGACGTCCCTGGCtgtgacgacgccgacgaccgcACCCACCGCTggcttgtcgtcgacggcctccccGCCAGCTGTGCCCAGATCGGCCTGTTCCATGCCGGCTTCGAGCCCGCCgacttcgacctcgtcgtctcgggcCCCAACCACGGTCCCAACGCGAGCACCGTCTACGCCCTAGGCAGCGGCAcggtcggcggcgccatggaGGCTGCGCAGTGCGGAAGGAAGGCCGTGGCCCTCAGCTTCGGCAGCAAGGACGCGCAGCCCGATGACGTTATCCGAGCCGCCTGCGTCCGCGCTGCCGCGCTCGTAGACGACCTCGCGCGGGACTGGCACCCGGACGTCGACGTGTACAGCGTCAACGTGCCCATGGTTGCCGACATCGCAGATCGGCCGGTGAGACTGACCACCACGGCGCGCGGCCGCTGGGTCACGGGGGGCCTGTTCAGCCCCGCGCCCGCCGATCCTGAGAAGCTGGCGGCCTCACGTGTCTACCAGTTTCGGTGGGCGCCGCAGCTGGCCGACATCAAGcgccaggccgaggagagccccgagggcgaggacctGTGGGCGTCACTCAATGGCGTCATCAGTGTTGCCCCCTTGAAAGCGAGCTTCACGGCTGTCGACGTGCGGAAGTGA